One Thiocapsa sp. genomic window carries:
- the cutA gene encoding divalent-cation tolerance protein CutA, with protein sequence MTADHRLIFCTCPDEATAGRIAEALVDERLAACVNLLPGITSVYRWDGQIQRDPEVLLLIKTTTERGAALTERLRALHPYAIPEIIAVPVTEGLPDYLSWVTTCTDHND encoded by the coding sequence ATGACGGCAGACCACCGCCTGATTTTCTGCACCTGCCCCGACGAGGCCACGGCCGGGCGCATCGCCGAGGCATTGGTCGATGAGCGCCTTGCCGCCTGCGTCAATCTACTGCCGGGCATCACCTCGGTGTACCGTTGGGATGGTCAGATCCAGCGCGATCCCGAGGTCTTGCTCTTGATCAAGACGACGACCGAGCGCGGCGCCGCGTTGACCGAGCGCCTGCGCGCATTGCATCCCTACGCGATTCCGGAAATCATCGCGGTCCCCGTCACCGAGGGACTCCCCGACTATCTGAGCTGGGTAACGACATGCACCGACCACAACGACTGA
- the accB gene encoding acetyl-CoA carboxylase biotin carboxyl carrier protein yields MDIRKVKKLIELLEQSDVAEIEIHEGEESVRISRHGSGAMPMYMPQSMPMAFGAAPAAAPATKASDEDEAEEMEGEIVRSPMVGTFYRAPSPGSKSFVEEGQTVKSGETLCIIEAMKILNQIECEQGGTIRRILVENGQPVEYNQPLFVIE; encoded by the coding sequence ATGGATATCCGCAAGGTAAAGAAGCTGATCGAGCTGTTGGAGCAATCCGACGTCGCGGAGATCGAGATTCACGAAGGCGAGGAATCGGTCCGCATCAGCCGACACGGCAGCGGCGCCATGCCGATGTACATGCCTCAATCAATGCCGATGGCCTTCGGCGCCGCGCCGGCTGCGGCGCCGGCCACAAAGGCTTCCGATGAAGACGAAGCCGAGGAGATGGAGGGCGAGATCGTGCGCTCGCCGATGGTCGGCACCTTCTATCGTGCGCCGTCTCCAGGCTCCAAGTCGTTTGTCGAGGAAGGCCAGACGGTGAAGTCCGGCGAGACGCTCTGCATCATCGAGGCGATGAAGATCCTCAACCAGATCGAGTGCGAGCAAGGCGGGACGATCAGACGTATCCTGGTCGAGAACGGTCAGCCGGTCGAATACAACCAGCCTCTGTTCGTCATCGAATAA
- the accC gene encoding acetyl-CoA carboxylase biotin carboxylase subunit: MIEKVLIANRGEIALRILRACRELGIKTVAVHSEADRDLKHVLLADESVCIGPAASLLSYLNVPAIISAAEVTDTVAIHPGYGFLSENADFAERVERSGFIFIGPRPETIRLMGDKVSAIAAMNKAGVPCVPGSDGPLDDDKKRTLEIARQIGYPVIIKASGGGGGRGMRVVHSEATLLNAISLTKAEAAAAFNNDMVYMEKYLENPRHIEFQVLSDQHGNAIHLGERDCSMQRRHQKVVEEAPAPGITEAQRHEIGERCAEACRTIGYRGAGTFEFLYEDGCFYFIEMNTRVQVEHPVTEMVTGVDIVKEQILIAAGEHLRYSQDDIVIRGHAVECRLNAEDSETFMPSPGKITEFHAPGGPGVRLETHIYTGYTVPRYYDSMIGKLITHGEDRESAIARMCNALRETVIDGINTNIKLQRSILKDGAFLAGGANIHYLEKKLGM; the protein is encoded by the coding sequence ATGATCGAGAAGGTCCTGATCGCCAACCGGGGCGAGATCGCGCTCCGGATCCTGCGCGCCTGTCGCGAGCTGGGCATCAAAACGGTCGCGGTGCACTCCGAAGCCGATCGCGACCTCAAGCACGTCCTCTTGGCCGACGAGTCGGTCTGTATCGGCCCGGCCGCCTCGCTGCTCAGCTATCTCAACGTGCCGGCCATCATCAGCGCGGCCGAGGTGACCGACACCGTCGCCATCCACCCGGGCTATGGCTTCCTGTCCGAAAACGCCGATTTCGCCGAGCGGGTCGAGCGCTCCGGCTTCATCTTCATCGGCCCCCGACCCGAAACCATCCGTCTGATGGGCGACAAGGTCTCGGCGATCGCCGCCATGAACAAGGCCGGCGTGCCCTGCGTGCCCGGGTCGGACGGGCCGCTCGACGACGACAAGAAACGCACCCTGGAGATCGCCCGTCAGATCGGTTACCCGGTGATCATCAAGGCATCCGGCGGCGGGGGCGGTCGCGGCATGCGGGTCGTCCATTCCGAAGCGACCCTGCTGAACGCCATCTCCCTGACCAAGGCGGAGGCCGCCGCGGCCTTCAACAACGACATGGTCTACATGGAGAAGTACCTGGAGAACCCGCGTCATATCGAGTTCCAGGTCCTCTCCGACCAGCACGGCAACGCCATCCATCTCGGCGAGCGCGACTGTTCCATGCAGCGCCGCCACCAAAAGGTCGTCGAAGAGGCGCCCGCGCCCGGCATCACCGAGGCGCAACGCCACGAGATCGGCGAGCGCTGTGCGGAGGCCTGCCGCACCATCGGCTATCGCGGCGCCGGAACCTTCGAATTCCTTTACGAGGACGGCTGCTTCTATTTCATCGAGATGAACACACGTGTTCAGGTCGAGCACCCGGTCACCGAGATGGTCACGGGCGTGGACATCGTCAAAGAGCAGATCCTGATCGCCGCCGGCGAGCACCTGCGCTACTCGCAGGACGATATCGTGATCCGCGGGCATGCCGTGGAGTGCCGTCTCAACGCCGAGGACTCCGAGACCTTCATGCCGAGCCCGGGGAAGATCACCGAGTTCCACGCCCCGGGCGGTCCCGGCGTGCGACTCGAAACGCACATCTACACCGGCTACACGGTGCCACGCTATTACGACTCCATGATCGGCAAGCTCATCACCCACGGCGAGGATCGCGAGTCGGCGATTGCGCGGATGTGCAATGCCTTGCGCGAGACCGTGATCGACGGCATCAACACCAATATCAAGCTGCAGCGCTCGATCTTAAAGGATGGGGCCTTTCTGGCTGGCGGGGCGAATATCCACTATCTGGAGAAAAAGCTCGGCATGTAA
- the aroQ gene encoding type II 3-dehydroquinate dehydratase produces the protein MAAILVLNGPNLNLLGTREPEHYGRTTLAEIHQGLEDAARAQGFTLECIQSNAEHVLIEAVHRAAHAGVRFIILNPAAFTHTSVALRDALLGVGIPFIEVHLSNVHAREPFRAHSYFSDIAVGVISGLGAEGYFSALRAAAGRLAPDLSNENH, from the coding sequence ATGGCGGCGATCCTGGTCCTGAACGGACCGAACCTCAACCTGCTCGGAACCCGCGAGCCGGAGCACTACGGCCGCACCACGCTGGCGGAGATCCACCAGGGCTTGGAGGATGCGGCACGGGCTCAGGGCTTCACGCTGGAGTGCATCCAGAGCAACGCCGAGCACGTCCTGATCGAGGCGGTCCACCGTGCCGCGCATGCAGGGGTTCGCTTCATCATCCTGAATCCCGCCGCCTTCACCCACACCAGCGTCGCCCTGCGCGATGCGCTGCTCGGGGTCGGGATTCCCTTTATCGAGGTGCACCTGTCCAACGTGCACGCCCGGGAGCCGTTTCGGGCCCACTCCTATTTCTCCGACATCGCCGTCGGGGTGATCAGCGGACTCGGGGCCGAAGGCTACTTTTCAGCATTGCGCGCGGCGGCCGGTCGGCTCGCGCCGGACCTTTCCAACGAGAACCACTGA
- a CDS encoding protein-disulfide reductase DsbD, translated as MHRPQRLSPGIGAAVERRQAAIDDTANEQQGPGHRPLRGTSAARRLLSLALAWLLVAAAAPAALAEDEFLMPDQAFRISGEADGPDAVRVRWEIADGYYMYQSKFGFQTDTVGISTGGPQMPAGKTKEDEFFGKVQVYRDSVEIRVPVTRSTGAGNFLTLEATSQGCADAGLCYPPHRQRLLLELPEIAAATPVAAETPSPIQGKQSAKALAGFGQSLGLGADDDILPAEEAFLFSAEVAGPDRLQLTWDVAEGTYLYSHLLELALEDGSEVAIGAFERPVGDIKKDSILPDGSVGDVEVYHDRVDLTLPLLRGSSEPTEVTLIAKYQGCAEIGICYPPQTQRVTLSLPEALVTAVLPTAAAAATPADAEPVVDNTVSEQDRIASVLANSGVWVVIAAFFGFGLLLAFTPCVFPMIPILSGIIAGQGPNITTRKAFTLSLVYVLAMALTYTVVGVLAGLFGANLQAAFQNPWVLTSFALIFVLLALSMFGFYDLQLPSSFQSKLAEISNKQEGGTLIGVAIMGLLSALIVGPCVAPPLFGALIYISQTGDAVLGGIALFALSMGMGVPLIAIGTSAGKLLPRAGGWMDAVKAVFGVALLGVAIFMMERILPPAVAMLLWGLLLICSAVYMGALTQLPQGASGWSKLWKGLGVFLLIYGALMLLGAAAGGKDTVQPLRGLAVGGSGGGAAEAVFTRVKTVDDLDREVAKAGALGKPVMFDFYADWCVTCKELERYTFSDPAVIAEMNRFVLLKADVTANDADDQALMKHFGIIGPPAILYFDTAGAELKNYRLVGFKPAKDFVEHLRRAVP; from the coding sequence ATGCACCGACCACAACGACTGAGCCCCGGGATCGGGGCCGCCGTCGAGCGGCGCCAAGCTGCCATCGACGACACCGCAAACGAACAACAGGGTCCGGGACATCGGCCGTTGCGCGGGACATCCGCCGCGAGACGGCTCTTGAGCCTCGCCTTGGCCTGGCTGCTCGTCGCTGCGGCGGCGCCGGCAGCGCTGGCGGAGGACGAATTCCTGATGCCCGATCAGGCCTTCCGCATCTCGGGCGAGGCGGACGGACCGGACGCGGTGCGAGTGCGCTGGGAGATCGCCGACGGCTACTACATGTATCAGAGCAAGTTCGGGTTCCAGACGGATACCGTCGGGATCTCGACCGGCGGCCCGCAGATGCCCGCCGGGAAGACCAAGGAGGACGAGTTCTTCGGCAAGGTCCAGGTCTATCGCGACAGCGTCGAGATCCGGGTGCCGGTCACCCGCTCGACCGGCGCCGGCAACTTCCTGACCCTCGAGGCCACCTCGCAGGGCTGCGCCGATGCCGGACTCTGCTACCCGCCGCATCGCCAGCGCCTGCTGCTCGAGCTGCCGGAGATCGCTGCCGCAACGCCTGTCGCCGCCGAGACCCCGTCACCGATTCAGGGCAAGCAGTCGGCGAAGGCCTTGGCGGGCTTCGGTCAGTCGCTCGGCTTGGGTGCGGACGACGACATCCTCCCCGCCGAGGAGGCGTTCCTCTTCTCGGCCGAGGTCGCCGGCCCGGACCGGCTGCAACTGACCTGGGACGTCGCCGAGGGGACCTATCTCTACAGCCACCTGCTCGAGCTGGCGCTCGAGGACGGGAGCGAGGTCGCCATCGGGGCGTTCGAGCGGCCCGTAGGCGACATCAAGAAGGACTCCATCCTTCCCGACGGCAGCGTCGGCGATGTCGAGGTCTATCACGACCGGGTCGATCTGACCCTGCCCCTGCTGCGCGGGTCGAGCGAGCCGACCGAGGTGACCCTGATCGCGAAGTATCAGGGCTGCGCCGAGATCGGCATCTGCTATCCGCCGCAGACGCAAAGGGTGACCCTGAGCCTGCCGGAGGCGCTGGTGACGGCGGTTCTGCCGACGGCCGCAGCGGCGGCCACGCCGGCCGATGCAGAGCCGGTTGTGGACAACACGGTCTCCGAGCAGGACCGGATCGCCTCCGTCCTCGCCAACAGCGGCGTCTGGGTGGTGATTGCGGCCTTCTTCGGGTTCGGGCTCTTGCTCGCCTTCACGCCCTGCGTCTTCCCGATGATCCCGATCCTCTCGGGCATCATCGCCGGACAGGGTCCGAACATCACCACACGCAAGGCCTTCACACTGTCGCTGGTCTATGTCCTGGCGATGGCCTTGACCTACACGGTCGTCGGCGTCTTGGCGGGGCTCTTCGGCGCGAATCTGCAGGCGGCCTTCCAGAACCCCTGGGTCCTGACCTCCTTCGCGTTGATCTTCGTGCTGCTCGCGCTGTCCATGTTCGGCTTCTACGACCTGCAGCTGCCGTCGAGCTTCCAATCCAAGCTCGCCGAGATCAGCAACAAGCAGGAAGGCGGCACCCTGATCGGTGTAGCCATCATGGGCCTGCTCTCCGCGCTGATCGTCGGACCCTGCGTGGCTCCGCCGCTCTTCGGCGCACTCATCTACATCAGCCAGACCGGGGACGCGGTGCTCGGCGGCATCGCCCTGTTCGCGCTGAGTATGGGCATGGGCGTGCCTCTGATCGCCATCGGCACCTCGGCCGGCAAGCTGCTGCCGCGCGCCGGCGGCTGGATGGATGCGGTCAAGGCGGTGTTCGGCGTCGCCCTGCTCGGCGTGGCCATCTTCATGATGGAGCGGATCCTGCCGCCGGCGGTGGCCATGCTGCTGTGGGGGCTGTTGCTCATCTGCTCGGCGGTCTACATGGGCGCACTGACCCAACTGCCGCAGGGTGCAAGCGGCTGGAGCAAGCTCTGGAAGGGGCTCGGCGTCTTCCTGCTCATCTACGGCGCGCTCATGCTGCTCGGCGCGGCGGCCGGCGGGAAGGATACGGTCCAGCCGCTGCGTGGGCTCGCCGTGGGCGGCAGTGGTGGTGGCGCCGCGGAGGCGGTCTTCACGCGGGTGAAGACGGTGGACGACCTCGATCGCGAGGTCGCCAAGGCAGGGGCGCTCGGCAAACCGGTCATGTTCGACTTCTATGCGGACTGGTGCGTGACCTGCAAAGAGCTGGAACGTTACACCTTCAGCGACCCGGCGGTGATCGCGGAGATGAACCGCTTCGTCCTGCTCAAGGCCGACGTCACGGCCAACGACGCGGATGATCAGGCCCTGATGAAGCACTTCGGCATCATCGGACCACCGGCCATCCTCTACTTCGACACCGCAGGAGCAGAGCTCAAGAACTACCGCTTGGTCGGCTTCAAGCCCGCCAAGGACTTCGTCGAGCACCTGCGCCGGGCCGTGCCATGA
- the prmA gene encoding 50S ribosomal protein L11 methyltransferase, which yields MAWLQLSIEVSKPDAERIAAFLEDAGALSVTLADAADEPQLEPGPGETPLWSLVKVSALFDAEPESEALVGRLVEQLAHEPRAGVTGPPLVERIEDQVWERVWLDTFKPTRFGRRLWVCPHGQDPDDPEAIAEAVVVALDPGLAFGTGHHPTTALCLEWLDGTPLAGKTVLDYGCGSGILAIAALRLGAARAIAVDHDPQALEATRDNALANGVAERLAIYGPDEVPDLKVDVTIANILAGPLIALAPRLVASLRPGGALAVSGVLVEQVDTVRAAYAERIALAPTRLREDWALIGGTRI from the coding sequence TTGGCCTGGCTGCAGCTTTCGATCGAGGTGTCGAAGCCGGACGCGGAGCGAATCGCCGCGTTTCTGGAGGATGCCGGAGCACTCTCGGTGACGCTCGCGGATGCGGCGGACGAGCCGCAGCTCGAGCCCGGACCGGGGGAGACGCCGCTCTGGTCGCTGGTCAAGGTCTCGGCGCTGTTCGATGCGGAGCCCGAGAGCGAGGCGCTGGTCGGCCGCTTGGTCGAACAGCTGGCTCATGAGCCGCGTGCCGGCGTGACCGGCCCGCCTCTTGTCGAGCGGATCGAGGATCAGGTCTGGGAACGGGTCTGGCTCGACACCTTCAAGCCGACGCGCTTCGGTCGGCGTCTTTGGGTCTGTCCGCACGGGCAGGATCCGGATGATCCCGAGGCGATCGCCGAGGCCGTGGTGGTCGCGTTGGATCCGGGGTTGGCCTTCGGGACCGGGCACCATCCCACCACTGCGCTCTGCTTGGAGTGGCTCGACGGTACCCCGCTCGCCGGCAAGACGGTCCTGGATTACGGGTGCGGCTCCGGGATCCTGGCGATCGCGGCGCTGCGCTTGGGCGCTGCACGTGCAATCGCGGTCGACCATGACCCTCAGGCCCTGGAGGCGACGCGGGACAACGCACTCGCCAACGGGGTGGCCGAGCGGCTCGCCATCTACGGGCCGGACGAGGTACCCGACCTGAAGGTCGATGTGACCATCGCCAACATCCTCGCCGGGCCGCTGATCGCGCTGGCGCCTCGACTCGTCGCGTCGCTGCGACCGGGCGGCGCGTTGGCCGTCTCGGGCGTGCTCGTCGAGCAGGTCGACACGGTCCGCGCGGCCTATGCCGAACGGATCGCGCTTGCGCCGACACGCCTGCGCGAGGATTGGGCGCTCATCGGCGGGACGCGCATCTAA
- a CDS encoding TlpA disulfide reductase family protein: MVILLAGGISIGVAVVGQRWIDAPKPEAGSSVRQSAPLQTLPDFGLTDLAGLEVSSEAWAGKVVVINYWASWCPPCIREMPLFIQTQEALGESGVQVVGIAVDRLEDVEAFVARYPVNYPILMATPEAVALSKRLGNRVEGLPFTVIFDRRGRRVFSRTGEVTAAELKAELDALVRAEDRPAPDEDAS, translated from the coding sequence ATGGTCATTCTGCTTGCGGGCGGGATCAGCATCGGCGTCGCCGTCGTCGGCCAACGCTGGATCGACGCCCCGAAACCCGAGGCGGGATCGTCGGTCCGCCAGTCTGCGCCCCTTCAGACCTTGCCCGACTTCGGCCTGACCGACCTCGCCGGCCTGGAGGTGAGCAGCGAGGCATGGGCCGGCAAGGTCGTGGTGATCAACTACTGGGCGAGCTGGTGCCCACCCTGCATCCGCGAGATGCCGCTCTTCATCCAGACGCAGGAGGCACTCGGCGAGTCCGGCGTGCAGGTCGTCGGCATCGCCGTGGATCGCCTCGAAGACGTGGAGGCGTTCGTCGCCCGGTACCCGGTCAACTACCCCATCCTGATGGCCACCCCGGAGGCCGTGGCCCTCTCGAAGCGGCTCGGCAACCGGGTCGAAGGACTGCCCTTCACGGTCATCTTCGACCGCCGCGGGCGCCGCGTCTTCAGCCGCACCGGCGAGGTCACGGCCGCCGAGCTCAAGGCCGAGCTCGACGCGCTGGTCCGGGCGGAGGATCGTCCGGCACCCGACGAGGACGCGTCTTAG
- a CDS encoding helix-turn-helix domain-containing protein yields the protein MNSVALDSVSETTSTGLQVVEAGRTDPLSKCVQDALRFYLENMAGHDVVNLYVLVLEEVERPMFETVLDHTNGNLSQAAKILGLTRATLRKRLAAYGIERAR from the coding sequence ATGAATTCAGTTGCCTTGGACAGCGTATCCGAAACGACATCGACGGGGCTGCAGGTGGTGGAGGCGGGTCGCACCGACCCGCTGAGCAAGTGTGTGCAGGATGCCCTGCGCTTCTATCTGGAGAACATGGCCGGCCATGACGTGGTCAACCTTTACGTCCTGGTGCTCGAGGAGGTCGAGCGCCCCATGTTCGAGACCGTTCTGGACCACACCAACGGCAATCTCAGCCAGGCCGCGAAGATCCTCGGCTTGACGCGCGCCACGCTGCGCAAACGACTCGCCGCTTACGGGATCGAGCGCGCACGCTGA
- the dusB gene encoding tRNA dihydrouridine synthase DusB, which yields MHRTFAIGPHRFENNLILAPMAGISDRPFRALCRRLGAGLAVAEMVSSNTALWGTRKSVRRLDYAGEAGPVSAQIVGADPLDMAEAARINVDLGADIVDINMGCPAKKVCKRAAGSALLRDEVLVGRILESVVASVPVPVTLKIRTGWSPETRNALRIAQIAQECGIAALTVHGRTRACSYGVPAEYDTIRVIRAAVTIPLIANGDIASPERAKQVLDWTGADAIMIGRAARGRPWIFRDVAAYLTSGTLPVEPQRHWIHALLREHLDALYQFYGAHAGVRIARKHISWYCRHLPGAAAFRDIVNGTETPAEQLSRVAAFFEQCPETENQAA from the coding sequence ATGCACCGCACCTTCGCCATCGGCCCTCACCGATTCGAGAACAATCTGATCCTCGCGCCGATGGCCGGGATCAGCGATCGACCGTTCCGTGCGCTGTGTCGGCGTCTGGGGGCGGGGCTCGCGGTCGCGGAGATGGTCTCGTCGAACACCGCGCTTTGGGGTACCCGCAAGTCGGTGCGGCGTCTGGACTACGCGGGCGAGGCCGGTCCGGTCTCGGCGCAGATCGTCGGCGCGGATCCGCTCGACATGGCCGAAGCGGCCCGGATCAATGTCGACCTTGGCGCCGACATCGTCGACATCAACATGGGTTGTCCGGCAAAGAAGGTCTGCAAACGCGCGGCGGGCTCCGCGCTGCTGCGCGACGAGGTCCTGGTCGGACGGATCCTGGAGTCGGTGGTCGCGTCGGTCCCTGTCCCGGTTACCTTGAAGATCCGCACCGGCTGGTCGCCCGAGACCCGCAATGCCCTGCGCATTGCGCAGATCGCGCAGGAGTGCGGGATCGCCGCCTTGACCGTTCACGGGCGCACGCGCGCCTGCAGTTACGGGGTGCCCGCCGAATACGACACGATCCGTGTCATCCGCGCGGCCGTGACGATACCGCTGATCGCCAACGGCGACATCGCGAGCCCCGAACGGGCGAAACAGGTCCTGGACTGGACCGGCGCCGATGCTATCATGATCGGACGCGCGGCCCGGGGGCGTCCCTGGATCTTCCGCGACGTCGCGGCCTACCTAACCTCGGGTACCCTGCCGGTCGAGCCGCAAAGGCACTGGATTCATGCGCTCCTGCGCGAGCATCTCGATGCCTTGTATCAGTTTTACGGCGCCCATGCCGGCGTGCGGATCGCACGCAAACACATCTCCTGGTACTGCCGTCACTTACCGGGTGCAGCGGCCTTCAGAGACATCGTCAACGGGACAGAAACCCCGGCGGAGCAGTTGTCGCGGGTCGCCGCGTTCTTCGAGCAATGCCCCGAAACGGAGAATCAAGCAGCATGA
- the purH gene encoding bifunctional phosphoribosylaminoimidazolecarboxamide formyltransferase/IMP cyclohydrolase codes for MPSIHRALISVSDKTGLAAFARELAAKGVEILSTGGTARLLTEAGIPVMEVSDYTGFPEMMDGRVKTLHPRIHGGILGRRGVDDRVMRENEIKPIDLVVVNLYPFEQTVADPACDLATAIENIDIGGPTLLRAAAKNHASVTVVVDSADYPRIAAEIAEHGGVSETTRFDLAVKAFEHTARYDGAIANHLGARLATDVPGAFPRTLSLQLGRKQSMRYGENPHQNAAFYVEHGALETSIATASQIQGKELSYNNIADTDAALECVKQFSEGPACVIVKHANPCGVALGTNLLDAYERAYSTDPESAFGGIIAFNGELDGETARTIVERQFVEVIIAPRVTAEASEAVAAKKNVRLLECGEWDSELVHRLDFKRVNGGLLVQDADLRLTESLKTVTERAPSEQELADLLFAWRVAKFVKSNAIVYGRDAMTIGVGAGQMSRVSSARIAAIKAEQAGLAVLGAVMASDAFFPFRDGIDQAAAVGITAVIQPGGSMRDEETIAAANEHGIAMVFTGMRHFRH; via the coding sequence ATGCCATCCATTCATCGCGCCCTGATCAGCGTGTCCGACAAGACCGGCTTGGCCGCCTTCGCTCGCGAGCTTGCAGCCAAAGGTGTGGAGATCCTCTCCACCGGCGGGACCGCCAGACTCCTGACCGAAGCGGGCATCCCCGTCATGGAGGTTTCGGACTACACCGGCTTCCCCGAGATGATGGACGGTCGGGTCAAGACACTGCATCCGCGCATCCACGGCGGAATCCTCGGTCGTCGCGGCGTCGACGACCGGGTCATGCGCGAGAACGAGATCAAGCCGATCGATCTGGTGGTCGTGAATCTTTATCCCTTCGAGCAAACCGTGGCCGACCCGGCCTGCGATCTGGCGACAGCCATCGAGAATATCGACATCGGCGGCCCGACCCTGCTGCGCGCCGCGGCCAAAAACCACGCGAGCGTTACCGTGGTGGTCGATTCGGCCGACTATCCGCGCATCGCCGCGGAGATCGCCGAGCACGGCGGCGTGAGCGAGACCACGCGTTTCGATCTGGCGGTCAAGGCCTTCGAGCACACCGCCCGCTACGACGGTGCCATCGCCAACCATCTGGGCGCACGGCTCGCGACCGATGTCCCCGGCGCCTTCCCGCGCACCCTGAGCCTGCAGCTCGGTCGCAAGCAATCCATGCGCTACGGCGAGAATCCACATCAGAACGCGGCCTTCTATGTCGAGCACGGTGCCTTGGAGACGAGCATCGCCACCGCCAGCCAGATCCAAGGCAAAGAGCTGTCCTACAACAACATCGCCGATACGGATGCGGCGCTCGAGTGCGTGAAGCAGTTCTCCGAGGGTCCGGCCTGCGTCATCGTCAAGCACGCCAACCCCTGCGGCGTCGCCCTGGGCACCAACCTGCTCGACGCCTACGAGCGCGCCTACAGCACCGACCCGGAATCCGCCTTCGGCGGCATCATCGCCTTCAACGGCGAGCTCGACGGCGAGACGGCCCGAACCATCGTCGAGCGTCAGTTCGTCGAGGTCATCATCGCGCCCCGCGTGACCGCCGAGGCAAGCGAGGCGGTCGCGGCCAAGAAGAACGTCCGCCTGCTCGAATGCGGCGAGTGGGACAGCGAGCTGGTCCATCGACTCGACTTCAAGCGGGTCAACGGCGGGCTCCTGGTCCAGGACGCGGACCTGCGTCTGACCGAGTCGCTGAAGACCGTCACCGAGCGCGCACCGAGCGAGCAGGAGCTGGCCGATCTGCTCTTCGCCTGGCGGGTCGCCAAGTTCGTCAAATCCAATGCCATCGTCTATGGCCGCGACGCCATGACGATCGGTGTCGGCGCCGGCCAGATGAGTCGTGTGAGCTCCGCACGCATCGCCGCCATCAAGGCCGAGCAAGCGGGTCTCGCGGTCCTTGGCGCCGTCATGGCCTCGGATGCCTTCTTCCCCTTCCGCGACGGGATCGACCAAGCCGCGGCGGTCGGCATCACGGCCGTGATTCAGCCCGGCGGCTCGATGCGCGACGAGGAGACCATCGCCGCGGCCAACGAGCACGGGATCGCGATGGTCTTTACCGGGATGCGTCACTTCAGGCATTGA
- the lpxA gene encoding acyl-ACP--UDP-N-acetylglucosamine O-acyltransferase, with protein MGIHASAIIEEGAELHPSVSVGPYSIIESGAVVGEGCRIESCVRIFGATRMGAHNRVCHGATLGSEPQDLGFKPELSRPLVIGDHNHFKEGVNISCGIKSEAGTRIGSHNYWMAFSHAGHDCIVGDHNIFANTATLAGHVEVADRTFLSGQVAVHQFCRIGAYAMVAGVTGVAQDVPPFALVDGHRARIVGLNVVGLRRGGFSQEQRTRIKAVYRLVFRSGLRPGEALVRAEQEYPGPETQAIVQFIQSSRRGVVSFQA; from the coding sequence ATGGGCATCCATGCGAGTGCCATCATCGAAGAGGGTGCCGAGCTGCATCCCTCGGTCAGTGTCGGTCCCTATTCGATCATCGAGTCCGGGGCCGTCGTCGGCGAGGGCTGTCGGATCGAGTCCTGCGTGCGCATCTTCGGCGCGACGCGGATGGGTGCGCACAACCGGGTCTGTCACGGGGCGACGCTCGGCTCGGAGCCTCAGGACCTCGGCTTCAAGCCGGAGCTCTCGCGGCCGCTGGTGATCGGCGACCACAATCACTTCAAGGAAGGGGTGAACATCAGCTGCGGCATCAAGTCCGAGGCCGGCACCCGCATCGGCAGCCACAATTATTGGATGGCCTTCTCGCATGCGGGCCATGACTGCATCGTCGGCGATCACAACATCTTCGCCAACACGGCCACGCTTGCCGGTCATGTCGAGGTCGCGGATCGGACCTTCCTCTCGGGGCAGGTCGCCGTGCACCAATTCTGTCGGATCGGCGCCTATGCGATGGTCGCCGGGGTGACGGGGGTTGCGCAGGACGTGCCGCCGTTCGCCTTGGTCGACGGTCATCGGGCGCGCATCGTGGGGCTCAACGTGGTCGGCTTGCGCCGCGGCGGCTTCTCGCAGGAGCAGCGCACGCGCATCAAGGCCGTCTATCGGCTGGTCTTTCGTTCCGGCCTACGTCCTGGCGAGGCACTGGTCCGTGCCGAGCAGGAGTATCCCGGACCCGAGACCCAAGCCATCGTCCAATTCATCCAGTCGAGCCGACGCGGCGTCGTCTCGTTTCAAGCTTAA